TTCCAAAGGATGTATTAATAGAGGAACCTAAAACTCTTGGCAATACTAGCGCTTCAGCTATACTTCTAGGGCTATCGTTACCTTTCAAAAAATTAGCTAAGTACTTAAACAAAAATGGATTTACATTGTAGTTTTTAAGCCGACCCGCTTTTTTACATCCTACCTTAATATGTGCTTCCACAATTTCATCTCTAAAAAAATCTTTGGCTTTCTCAAGTAGCAGTAAACGTTGTTTTTCCTCCATTATTCTAAATATATATTAAGTAAATATAACCCTTAATTTAAAACCCACGCTCCTTCTGCAATTGCTCATAAGCGTCTTGAACTTGTCGGAACTTTTCTTCAGCACCTATTTGGTGTTCTTTTCCTAAATGAATCACGCGATCTGGATGATACTTTTTAGCCATTTTTCGGTAACCTGCTTTTATTTCGGTTACCGTTGCAGATTTTTCAATCTCCAATATTTTATAGGCATTATCACTGCTATTATAAAACATAGCTTTTATGCTTTCATAATCTATGGAGCGAATACCTAAATAGCCTGAAATAGTATAAATTTTATTTACTTCTGCTTCCGTTACATGACCATCGGCTTTGGCTATTCCAAAGAGAAAATGTAATAATTGTAAACGCGACGGATGATCCATCATTTGTCTGATTTGTAAACACACTTGCTGCACAGGAATTTCCTGCTTATTAATTCTTTTAAACAACTGAAAAGCATGATTAGCACGCTCTTTCCCGTACATGTGTGCAAACTGCTGACGTACAAAATCCAATTCGCGTTGGTCCTGCTTCCCATCGGCCTTTATAACCACTGATGCTAACACCAACAAACTAACCTCAAAATCGCCAGAACGGGTTTGTGCTCTTGTTGGTCGGGATCCATAGGTTCCGCCCTTTTGACCTTGACCGAAAATAGTATCCAAATCTGTTCTATCTGAAAACACATCCATTAATCCACCTAAAGCCAAGCCAATTATAGCACCAATTGGGCCTCCAAACGACCAGCCTATAGCGGCTCCTATCCATTTTGAAAAATTCATGTAAACGCTAATTTTTTATTTATATAAAAACCTGAAACTATTAAAATACTTCTAAAAACTGAAGAATGGATTTTCAGGTTTACGAAATCCATTCTTAAAAATTAAAATTTTGCGTAAATATACTATTTGTTAGTAGATTGCTTACGGCATTTGTTACACAATTGGTATCTTTGCAATTCAATATTTATTAATCATATAAAACAGAATATATATGTATCCAGCAGAATTAGTAAAACCAATGCGTGAAGACTTAACCAAAATTGGTTTTGAAGAATTACACACTGCCGAAGCTGTAGATGCAGCTTTAGCTAAAGAAGGTACAACACTTGTGGTTGTAAATTCCGTTTGCGGTTGTGCAGCAGCCAATGCACGTCCAGGAGCGCGCATGAGTTTAGATAACACTAAAAAACCAGACCATATTGTAACGGTTTTTGCAGGTGTTGATAAAGATGCCGTTAACCAAGCGCGTCAGCACATGGTACCATTTCCTCCAAGTTCACCTTGTATGGCTTTGTTTAAAGATGGCGAATTAGTCCACATGCTTGAACGTCATCATATTGAAGGTCGTCCAGCTGAAATGATAGCAGAAAACTTAAAAGATGCCTACAACGCAAATTGCTAAAACAGGTATTTAATTCAAATTTAAACCACGATTTTATCGTGGTTTTTTTTGTGCATGAAACAGTTTAAAGTAATTTAGCAGTACTTATTAGATATCATTAAAATGGAAAAAATTGTCGCCTATATTTTAACGAGTATTTAT
Above is a window of Bizionia sp. M204 DNA encoding:
- a CDS encoding TerB family tellurite resistance protein, which translates into the protein MNFSKWIGAAIGWSFGGPIGAIIGLALGGLMDVFSDRTDLDTIFGQGQKGGTYGSRPTRAQTRSGDFEVSLLVLASVVIKADGKQDQRELDFVRQQFAHMYGKERANHAFQLFKRINKQEIPVQQVCLQIRQMMDHPSRLQLLHFLFGIAKADGHVTEAEVNKIYTISGYLGIRSIDYESIKAMFYNSSDNAYKILEIEKSATVTEIKAGYRKMAKKYHPDRVIHLGKEHQIGAEEKFRQVQDAYEQLQKERGF
- a CDS encoding BrxA/BrxB family bacilliredoxin yields the protein MYPAELVKPMREDLTKIGFEELHTAEAVDAALAKEGTTLVVVNSVCGCAAANARPGARMSLDNTKKPDHIVTVFAGVDKDAVNQARQHMVPFPPSSPCMALFKDGELVHMLERHHIEGRPAEMIAENLKDAYNANC